The window TCCATGACCAAAACGTTTACCCAGGATGTTCCGGCTACGGTGTCACAAATAAAGCGCCTGGAAAAAGCAGGCTGTGAAATTGTCAGGGTGGCGGTTCCCGATAAAGAGGCTGCCGCGGCAATTTCGGCGATTAAGGAAAAGATTTCAATTCCGTTAATTGCCGACATACATTTTGACTTCCGTCTGGCCATTGCTGCGGCCAAGGCGGGTGCTGACGGGCTTCGAATAAACCCAGGAAATATCGGAAGCAAGAAAAAAGTCAAAGCTGTTGTTGATATCGCCAGGGAATTTAATATACCGATTCGAATCGGCGTGAATTCAGGCTCCCTGGAAAAGGACCTTTTAAAAAAATATGGCGGCGCGAGTGCGGAAGCAATGGTTGAAAGTGCCGCACGGCATATCGAGCTCTTAAAATCATTCGATTTCCACAGCATTAAGATTTCAATCAAGGCATCTGATGTTCATCGTACCGTAGATGCTTACAGGCTGCTTTCCTCAAAAACCAATCTTCCGCTGCATGTAGGAGTGACAGAGGCCGGGGCTTTGTACAGCGGCATTGTCAAATCCGCCCTCGGTATTGGA is drawn from Candidatus Desulfatibia profunda and contains these coding sequences:
- the ispG gene encoding flavodoxin-dependent (E)-4-hydroxy-3-methylbut-2-enyl-diphosphate synthase → MSLIIKRKNTLQIKVGKVKIGGMAPIAVQSMTKTFTQDVPATVSQIKRLEKAGCEIVRVAVPDKEAAAAISAIKEKISIPLIADIHFDFRLAIAAAKAGADGLRINPGNIGSKKKVKAVVDIAREFNIPIRIGVNSGSLEKDLLKKYGGASAEAMVESAARHIELLKSFDFHSIKISIKASDVHRTVDAYRLLSSKTNLPLHVGVTEAGALYSGIVKSALGIGMLLEEGVGDTIRVSLTRDPVEEVRVGYEILKALDIRRHGPEIISCPTCGRCNIDLFAIVEQVEKALLLKPLPIKLAIMGCVVNGPGEAREADIGIAGGDGTGILFKKGKVIKKFPQEKLVEVLLNEVEKYER